A genomic region of Cannabis sativa cultivar Pink pepper isolate KNU-18-1 chromosome 1, ASM2916894v1, whole genome shotgun sequence contains the following coding sequences:
- the LOC115704597 gene encoding putative leucine-rich repeat receptor-like serine/threonine-protein kinase At2g19230 has product MANLFFFLTILKAAIVLTIVTADQSDFISIDCGATEDYIDQITGIKYSTDVNYIDTGEITNISPPFNTENLEQQLNNLRFFPQGQRNCYTLKPRGGKNRTYLIRAKFMYGNYDGLSQNPEFDLYLGVNKWRTVKVENPTKTIEYEIIHVSQSDYISVCLVKTGEGTPFISALELRLMNENTYVSQTGTLDLFARVDCGASSDINQVRFRDDVMDRIWKPLNFQDWNIITNTSSSPEFKQNFYEPPAVVMGTAVAPKNETDVIGISWSTVDQNPEDFYIYLHFAELQKYSKNETRELNIYLNGTLFYGPLVPNYLSLSTIYSVNPTRGSSLQIIVNRTENSTLPPLLNAIEIYTQKILENTETLQNDVDAIMNVKSNYNLKKNWQGDPCEPRNYMWEGLNCSFTNFDSPRIISLNLSSNGLTGQIDSNILNLTLLEELDLSNNNLSGPVPDFLSQMPTLRVLNLEQNNFSGTLPKGLQEKLKNNSMLLRTDGNSFLCLSSVPCQKKDKDNNKILVPVLASVGGFFGLLSAVVLIFWFLKKRKQDKTVLNVNVESESKKLGEAFELKKHQFTYSEVLSMTTNFARILGKGGFGTVYHGYFKGSQVAVKMLSRSSAQGFTQFRTEAKLLTKVYHRNLTALVGYCDEGPNMGLVYEYMPNGDLAWHLSDKNEDPLSWEERLEIALAAAQGLEYLHCGCKPPIIHRDVKTTNILLDEKLQAKLSDFGLSRSFALEDDTHVSTLVVGTPGYVDPEYLISNRLTEKSDVFSFGVALLEIITGRQAIFKSNGKEHIIEWTKFCLSKGDIKYIMDPRLEQDFNKNSAWKTAEVAMACVSPTSTRRPNMSQIVAELKQCLAMQVARTNNNINAIESIELMENMHVDIDSGPLPR; this is encoded by the exons ATGGCTAATCTCTTCTTTTTCTTGACAATATTGAAAGCTGCTATAGTTCTCACAATTGTTACAGCTGACCAATCAG ATTTCATAAGCATAGATTGTGGTGCTACAGAAGACTATATTGATCAAATAACAGGAATTAAGTACTCTACAGATGTTAATTACATAGACACTGGAGAAATAACAAACATTTCTCCTCCTTTCAATACCGAAAACCTCGAACAACAATTGAATAATCTCAGATTTTTTCCACAAGGACAAAGAAATTGTTACACCCTTAAACCTCGAGGGGGCAAAAACCGAACATATCTGATCCGAGCAAAGTTTATGTACGGAAACTACGATGGATTGAGTCAAAACCCGGAGTTTGACTTATACCTCGGAGTGAACAAGTGGAGAACAGTGAAAGTGGAAAATCCAACCAAAACTATAGAATATGAAATCATACATGTTTCACAGTCAGATTATATATCTGTTTGTTTGGTTAAAACAGGAGAAGGGACACCTTTCATATCAGCATTAGAGCtgagacttatgaacgaaaatacTTATGTTAGTCAAACTGGGACCTTGGATCTTTTTGCAAGGGTAGATTGTGGTGCATCGTCTGATATTAATCAAGTCAG GTTTAGAGATGATGTTATGGATCGAATATGGAAGCCTTTGAACTTTCAAGACTGGAATATTATAACCAATACATCATCATCACCTGAATTTAAACAAAATTTTTATGAGCCACCAGCTGTTGTTATGGGAACTGCAGTCGCACCAAAGAATGAAACTGATGTAATTGGCATCTCTTGGAGTACTGTTGACCAAAACCCTGAagatttttatatttatctACATTTTGCTGAGCTCCAAAAGTATAGCAAGAATGAAACTAGAGAACTCAACATATACTTAAATGGTACATTGTTTTATGGGCCATTGGTTCCAAATTACTTGAGTTTAAGTACAATATACAGTGTAAATCCCACAAGGGGGTCAAGTTTACAGATTATAGTAAACAGAACAGAAAACTCAACTCTTCCACCCTTACTTAATGCCATTGAGATTTACACACAAAAAATACTTGAAAATACAGAAACACTCCAAAATGATG TTGATGCCATTATGAATGTTAAATCAAATTATAATCTGAAGAAAAATTGGCAAGGAGATCCATGTGAACCAAGAAATTACATGTGGGAGGGTCTGAATTGCAGCTTCACTAATTTTGATTCACCAAGAATTATATCTTT GAACTTGTCTTCAAATGGATTGACTGGACAGATAGATTCAAATATATTGAACCTGACCTTGTTAGAGGAGTT GGATTtgtcaaacaataatttaagtGGGCCAGTGCCTGATTTTCTGTCTCAGATGCCAACTCTGAGAGTTTT AAATCTAGAACAAAACAACTTCTCTGGAACACTCCCAAAAGGACTCCAAGAAAAGCTAAAGAACAATTCAATGCTATTGAG AACGGATGGAAATTCATTTCTTTGTCTATCATCAGTTCCATGCCAGAAGAAGGATAAGGACAACAACAAGATTCTTGTCCCGGTATTAGCATCAGTTGGTGGATTTTTTGGCCTCTTGTCAGCTGTAGTACTTATCTTCTGGTTCCTTAAAAAGAGGAAACAAG ATAAAACAGTATTGAATGTCAATGTTGAGTCAGAATCTAAAAAACTTGGTGAAGCATTTGAGCTTAAGAAACATCAGTTTACCTACTCAGAAGTCCTAAGTATGACCACCAACTTTGCGCGCATACTCGGAAAAGGAGGATTTGGAACAGTTTACCATGGTTACTTTAAAGGCAGCCAAGTTGCTGTTAAGATGCTCTCTCGTTCATCGGCACAAGGCTTCACACAGTTCAGGACAGAG GCCAAACTTCTTACAAAAGTTTATCATAGAAACTTGACAGCTCTAGTTGGTTATTGTGATGAAGGACCTAATATGGGGCTTGTCTATGAATACATGCCTAATGGGGACTTAGCATGGCATTTATCTG ATAAAAATGAAGATCCATTGAGTTGGGAAGAGAGACTTGAAATAGCATTGGCTGCAGCCCAAG GGTTGGAATATTTGCACTGTGGCTGTAAGCCACCCATTATACACAGAGATGTGAAGACAACAAACATTTTATTGGATGAAAAATTACAAGCCAAACTCTCTGATTTTGGACTGTCCAGAAGTTTTGCACTTGAAGATGACACTCATGTATCAACCCTTGTTGTTGGCACACCAGGTTATGTTGACCCTGAGTACCTCATCTCGAACAGGTTGACTGAGAAGAGTGATGTTTTTAGCTTTGGGGTtgctctgttggaaattatcaCAGGTCGACAAGCAATCTTTAAGAGCAATGGAAAAGAGCATATTATTGAATGGACTAAGTTTTGTCTCTCCAAAGGGGACATCAAGTACATTATGGATCCAAGATTAGAGCAAGACTTCAACAAGAACTCAGCTTGGAAAACCGCAGAAGTGGCTATGGCCTGTGTATCTCCCACTTCCACAAGACGACCAAATATGTCTCAGATAGTGGCAGAACTAAAACAATGCTTGGCAATGCAGGTAGCTAGAACTAACAACAACATTAACGCCATTGAGTCAATAGAGCTCATGGAAAATATGCATGTAGATATAGACTCTGGTCCACTTCCAAGGTAG